CCTTCAAATAGCGAATCAAGCCAGGACTTTGGAACTCAAGCAGGCCATCTACACAGCGTTGTGGAAGGAGCTTCAGCAGACCAAGCAGATTTACGATCCCCTAAGGATTTTAGAATTTTATGACCAGCTGGCCGTGCACACTGATGTGCCACTCCAACTGATGCAACACATCTATCGGGCTTTCATCAATCGTAGCGCCCAGTTATTGGAGGCACCCTTTCACACAGCCAGTCGAGTGGCCACTTTTCCATTGGTAGACGCTCTGGTCCAACGACTGACATTCAGCACTTTGGATTTTCTGAGAGACATTCTGGAAGTGCTCTACGATGCTGTTTTGGCCCTGGAAAAACCTTTAAGTGTCGTGCAGCGCCTGGGTAATTTAACGGCCAGTTTGAGTCAGTTGGCGCAAGCCAATCTTCAATTATTTAGCAGGGAAGAGCTCAAACGTGGAGATCCCGAAGTGCAACAGGCTTTGCAGCGCAACATCAGGCAACTGCTTTCGCAGTCTGGTTTTGAAAAAGAAGTTGCGAAGTCCTTGCAAACGGAAATCTATGCACACCTTCCCAAAGACGAGCAACTGCTGTACACCGCTCGAAAAGTGTGCATTCGGAATGTGACTGATGCAAATTCGTATATCTACGAGTGTCCGCAGACGTACCTCATCTGCAGCAACGCACGAGATCCGAAAAAGGCTGCATATTTCATCCAACGGGGTCACAGTAATGACAGCCGGCCGCAGTTTGCTTTTTATAGTGCCTTCTGGCGTAGTCGCTACATCCTCATGGAACCAGCGACTGCAACCTCGAACAATGCAACCAACTCGATTACCAAAAACGTTTACAGTCGGCCCAACATTAACTGGTGGAGAGTGATATATAGAAATGGAGGCGTTTCCTTTTACGATGCTGCCACTGAGAACTCCGTTCTGTGCGGCGGCGATCCTTTGCACTGGGATGGCGAGGAGCATCACGTCTACACGCGTCACGCATCCGAGTTTTCAGCTCATCAGGCAGAGTGCACCTGGAGCCTCGAAGACTGCAGCGATGCAGCTTAACTGGAAGTGAGAGGGGACTTAGCAAACTTAATAACTATAAATTATTGCTATGTTTATTTTGACTAATAAGGCACATGAGAAAATCCAACTACCTCTGCTGAAAATCCCAGGGTATGCACACAACGCCGTCGGTCAGTACCGAGTAGTAGTGGGTTATGTGGAGCTTGCATCCCTGCAATTCTCTCAACTGCACCTGGGATAAGTCTCTTAGAGATGTTATCATTTTGTCTGGGGTTATGGCGTCATCTTTGGTCAGCGACTGCAGCTGTAGCTGCTTAATGCACGAGTCCATTAGCTCCTGCTCGATGTGCTTGTCCTGCGCGTACTTTTTCATTCGCTCCCTGGCCAGCTCCATGTTTAAGCTGATGAAGTCCACGAGTATGGATCCCGGACAGGTGGCTGGTGTGATAAACTGACCCGTGGGGCTTACCATCAGAGGACCTGCCTCTGATTCCACCACTATGGTGAACTCTTTCAGCGTTTTTGGCCATTCCGGCggatatttttgtttgcctagGTAATCGCTGAGCGAAGTGGTCACCTTCATGAGGTAGCTTGCATAGCCGCTTGCTTGTTGTTTCGGCATAAACTTGCGACGGCCTATCTGGATCTTCAGGAGAACCTGAGAGAGTGTGCGTTCATACACGGGCACCACCTTTAAATAGGCATCATGGTGCGGAATGTTCTTGATGAAGTCAATCCAGGTGCTGAGCACATCGCCGGTAAATAGCATCACATGACCTTCTAAACTGATGCCCGTAAAGGGAGCAAAAACCACTATGCGACCTTTCAAGGAAGCCATTTCCAACAAATGGGTGTTGGACAGTCGCTCCAAGGTTTTCAAGCAGCCGCGGTAGTGCTCAATGTTCCAGCCGCACTCGTAGCGGGCATCTTGCAACTCCAGTTTCTCTACCAGCACTTTTTTAAGCTTGTCGATTTCGGCCTGCAGATCCGCAGTTTCCTTAGAGCGTTGTTTGGCTGTGGCGGCATTCTCCTCCAGCCAGCTGGTCAGCACTGGACGCTTGCTGGCACGCTCCTGGATTAAGGaaataagtaattaaatgGTTTCTGGTTTGTAAAGTTTTCTACCAACATTCTTTAACTGAGATTCGAATTCGGCGAACTCCATGTCATAGTGATAGTCCCGGCTTGGTTTAATATCCAGGCCAGAGGTCTTTGGCGACTCAGGCTGCGCCTTAATGTTCTTCACATACTCCGTGGACAAGTTGCAGGACTCCAGAAGACCCTGTATAAAGGTTTTGGGATCTCGGGTACTCTGCCAGTCCGTGCGTATCTGGATGAGCTTGAAGGAGTCTCGCTTGTCAGCATCCGCACTAGTGCGCACATAGAACTTGAGCACTTGGTTGTCCCCACTTCGCTGCCTGCGTTCATACAGAGCCTCCAAATGCTCACTTAGCAATTTCAGCGAGTTCTCGTTGGTGTTCCTCTGCTCCGGATGCTGGGCAAAGAAGTCCGGATGCACAGCGAAGTAGAAGGGTCTCAGCGCCGTCGTCAGATCTGCAAAGGCGCCCAATCACATGGTTATCTAAAAGTTGTGGTGCATTCAAATCCACTGACCTTGGTTCAGCGATCGGCGCAAAAGCAGGAAGTGCCGCCTGCTGGTGACCAGTTTCCGGATCTTGGGGCCCAACGACATGGACATTATGCAAGCAGAGGGTGGCGGCACAACCTCACCCCTCGTCGCAAATGGCCAGCATAAGGTAGCTACTGCTGGGAGATTAAGTTTTTGGATATATAACTTCTGATCTTGAAATTATGAGGTAAAATTGGTAAGACCGTTTCGCAGAATGCCAAAAATCCGTTACTATATAGGTAAGAGTGATGGCTGTTTTGAGGTCAGTATTAGCGGTAATTTATTCTTTACTGTAATTGCTGCCATTATGTATTCTATCTTAAGCATTTTCTCTTAAGAATTTTTTCAAAAGATTTATTAGGCATCTCTTTAAActataagttttaaataaaatcaaatgttgtttaatatatattttatatttagctATATTCCCGCTTACTCTGACAAACAAGATTTTTCAGCACTCACCGCTGACACTTTTGGTGTGGCCAGTTCATGCACAGAATTCCGCATTGTTTACCTCGCTGCTAAAAAGTTTTTAGCGGAATTCCAATTATTCTCATAAATAATAGTAaacaaaacatacaaaaacaTGACTGCCGTTCCTCCCCCTTCCAACATCTCTACGCTGATGCCTTTGGGTAAGTAAAACTGGTTAAAATCTGCAAGTTGAGAGTTTCTTACTTTTGCCGGCACTCCCGCGATTCCCCTCAGAACTGGTGGACAAATGCATCGGTTCCCGCATCCACATCATCATGAAGAACGACAAGGAGATGGTGGGCACTCTTCTGGGATTCGATGACTTTGTGAATATGCTGTTGGACGACGTGACGGAGTATGAGAACACGCCTGATGGACGCCGCATCACCAAACTGGATCAGATTCTGCTCAATGGCAACAACATCACAATGGTGGGTGCTCTTCTTCTACGTTATgtttattacatttaatttctaatttatCAATTTCAGTTGGTGCCTGGCGGAGAGTTGGCGGAGTAGCAAGGTTCCATTTGTAAacataaatacatttgtaaaataacaaaacaagcGTTTTAATGTGCATAATGTACAAGGTATGTTAAGAGTTGACAGTGGTCAGGCGATTTACAGCAATGTTAGTAGGCGTAAGAGCTTAACAGAAACCATAttcaaaacgttttttttttaaatatatctgCCATCTAATctcaaaatttaataataaaaaaattaaaatcacaaAAGTGTGTTAAAGGTACTGGTTAGACTTGAATTGAGTGCGAAATAAGGGCGACCGCTAATAATTCCATAAAGAGACTTCCCAGTtataaaaattctaaaatcacattaaatatttgtggCCTTTCCGTTAACATTTAACCGCTATGTGTGCTCTGCTGGCCATGCAAAGTAGGCGCATGCGCTTCACCCCCAAAATGTTGAGTCTCTGCGATACAGCAGTCAACATGTGCCATAAATATTAACCGCTTTTCCCTGCTGGCCGTGCGTGTGGGTGCATTCCGCTCTCCGCAGCACCGCTCTGCGTTCGTTCTCCCGCTTCCGTTCGGCACCTCCAGCGCTCAGTACGGCACCAGGCTTCGACGGAAGTGGAACAAACCAAGCGGAAACAGACTCACGCGACAACAAAACCGAACCGTACCGAACAGAGCTCGAAtatggaaaacttttgcccagTACCGATATAGCACTGATAAACGCAACTCGAAGTGAACTTTATGAATGGCCATGACTAATTACAgtcaagcagcagcagccacagtcGATGTGTAAACTTGAGTGGTGGAGGTTACCCGCTTTTGCAGCGAAAGATTGCCGTGTGTTtcggtatctgtatctgtatctgtcgGTGTCTCATTTGAGCGGCTCGAATGATCCGCCTGTAATTATGACTGCGTGAAGAAATCAATAAGTGGAGGATGGCCAGCAAGCCCATGAGCACCAGCTGCCAAAGCATTGCGACGGCGGCCAGCAGTGCGGCTACCACGGCAGCAGCGGTATCCATCTCGGCCTCCAATGCCACCTCCGTGGGCTCCCTCATGGCCGCCGCCtgccagcaggagcagcagcagcagcagcatcccaAGCAGCACTATGcccagtcgcagcagcagcagcaacacctcTATCATCAGAGCCATCAGCAAGGGTCGCACTATGTCAATGGCACCGGCAGCTTGGGCAGGCTTAAGTTTCACAAGAGTCTCGATGCCAGCGACGAGGAAATCGAGTATGCGCAGGTATGTCCAAGTGGTCAAGTATCCATCCAACTGCTAGTCGGAATCGTCTCCAAGTGAATTCAATTGTCCCCCTACACTGAGTCATAATAATGCGACAAGGTCCTGCAGTGCTGGCTCAATTGAATTTGTCTTGTGGGTGGTGCTAGTGGTGGTGGGTGATAGATGGTGGTTGCTGGCTGCCTTGTTGAGTGGGCGTACTTTGGGGTGGTTTTGCGCCACCAAGCTCCCATCCTCCATCCCCATCCGAGTGCATTTGCTGCCCCCTCAGCTGTTTAACCCAACAGCCGGGTCGTTATGCATAGTTTACGCTTCGCCAGGCAACCTCAACAGCCGCCAACAACCGCCGTCGTCGATCAAGTGTTAATAATTCAATGCCCCGGAAATAGTCATATATTGAAATGTATCGTACACCCACCCAACCAGGGAGCAGCTTAGTCCCTGAAAGGGCCTTGACTTTGGCCCGGgcaatttgaaaaattaaCCAGTTGGATTAATTTATGGGTCACCGAATGAAAGGGGCAAGTTTGCGAGCATGCCATAATCGCCACAACTCTATAAATGGTTAGCTTGGGCACTATTTCATACTAAAGTCACGATAGCAGGCACAATTTCTATTAAAAGTAGTTATTACGGCTTTAATTTGAAGCCACAGTTTTAATTGAATCAATGGTTAAACTTACGTACTCAAACGAATTACTGTTTTTATAAGATGAAAACCATTCTTCGAGCACCACTTGCATTTTCCTAGTTTTCTAGCTCATTTTATTTGTGATTCCTTTCTTAATCAAAATCCttacaatttcatttaagCGTGCACTGTATTTCTGTATATAATGCCGCACAATTTGCTCTTCCTTGCCGATGGCATTATAGTCGGCGGGAGGTCCTTTCTAAAGCCTTTCAAGCCAGTTATTATGGCCGCACAAAAAAGCGTTAATGAAAGAACTGTGCTGCGTCTCTATACTTAGCGTGTTGTATCTAAAAATAGGTGCCCCTTACATATATCTgagtatattatttttaatttacaagtatttttatttaaagcacAAACTTTTCGAATACTTTATGCGTAAAAatgttggtttttttgtttttattaccAGCTTGTTAATCTTTGGGCAGGGCTTGCATGGTATTATTTTGCCCGCACCTGTATTCTGGGTTGGTTTGCCTTTCGGGGGAAGGCAGTGAAAGTGTTGCCTGCCGGGGGCTTCATCCAGTATTCATAGAAATGCTTTCAATAAAAGCAGGAAGAACAGCAGGGACGAAGGAATGGGCTTGGCAAACATCATTTTGATGGTTTGCACCTCCAACACACCTGGCGGCTATTCGGTGTGCCACATTGCCTAGACGTGCAAATACCCGGAAGTGCCAACGATAGTTTAGCATACAAGCTTTTCACTTTCACCGCAAATCAACACATTCCTTTCACAGATACTTGTAGAGAGCAGCGCTAGATAATGGCTATAGAAAATCTCGTTCCTGCAAAAGGGATTTCAATATTACAACTTTAAAGTGTACacttgtaatatttaattacattcCAGCTATCACGTTCAACCCATATCCTGGGGCGTCATAAGTCAGAGCGATATCTGGCCTCCAATCTGGACGAGGATCGAAGACGCCGCACCATTATCGTTGAGAAAAAGAACAACTCGTATGGGTTCACGCTGCAGAGCTATGGGATTCACTACAAACGGGATGAGGAGCTGGAAATGATCACGTACGTTGACTACGTGGAGTATGGTGGTCCGGCCTATCGAGCTGGCATGCGTGAGGGCGACGTAATCCTCTCCATCAACGGAAAGGATATGGAGAAGGCGGACCACAAGACCATCGTCGAATTCATTAAGCAATGTGACACCAGGATGCGGATGGTAGTTCTATTCGAGGACTGTGTGAGGAAGGTACAGTATTTGGAGGATAGAAAaccaaaatttatttttgacaCACGTATGTTTCCCCAGGTGGATCTCCACATGCGCTACATCCAGCTGCAGAGCATGTTGCAGCAGAAGATGAACGAGCTGGAGAGGGTGCACCTGAGGGAGCGTGAGTTATTGGAGGGCAAGTGGAAGACGCACAGTTTGCCGGCGCGTAAGAAGGCCAATGCGAACACATCGCCCAGCGATGGGGAAGGAGTATCACCCACAGAGGTGGGTGGTGAAGCAGGCTTCTACCGACCCGCCCTGTCCACCGAGGATGTGCCTAACATTGCGACCCGCCAGCATGGGGTGGGTGGTCCTGGCATCATACCTCCTCCCGCTCAATTTATGCTCACCTACCACTACCTGGATCCCACATACCGCTACGTCCTGCGACCCACGCACGGCAGCTCAGAGGAATTTGTAGACGGATTGGGTCTTCAGCGGAGCAGCAGTGATCACCAGCCACCGGCACAGCGCTATATCCTCCAGCGAACCGAGTCCGTGGATGCCAATTCGATGACCCAACCCACAACAACGGCTCCTACCCAATATCACAGCACCACCGGTGGATCGGTGAAGCCACCCGCACCACCTCCTCGCACCTGTGAAAAGCATAAGCCACCGGCTAAACCACCAAAGACCGAGAAAGAGAAGTCCTCGGGCAAGCATTGTCATGTGGGACACTCGTGCAATCCCTGCTTGGGTCACTTTCGCTGGAAGTCGGCGGAGAAGTCAGCAGCTGCGGCGCCGGATAACGTGAGCTTGGATGCCTATGACCTGGCCAGTCCCTGCTGCGATACGCATTGTGTGCCCACGAGAAGACGCCATCGCCAGCACAAGGAGCACACGCATAAGCACAAGCATCGGGACAGGGAACGGGTGGAGAGCAAGGAGCAGAGAGTCAGACCCAAGTCCACATCCCATGCCTCACCCAATGGGAACGGGGCTGCAGCATCTGGacatcaccaccatcaccatcatcaccatcatagccatgagcagcagcagcagcagcaacatcagcagcagcagcagcaatcacTACAGCAACAGCCCATGCAGGCTGTTCCGCACCACCATCACTATGCCCACCAGATGCACAATCCCTGCCAGGTGCAATCCCAAACGGGCAGCACCCGATCTCGCTACTTCGACTTGGCCTCCGGCCTAGCCAGCCACTGCAGTTTGCACTCCTGCACCTCGAGTGAGTTTGCCACCGGAGATACTGCTTCATACACCACATCCATAAGCACGGATACTTTGTTTTGGGATCCCAAAAGCGAGACGGGTCAGTCGCGACAGCACTCCACAAAATCCAGGCAGTCCTAcgagcagcagccgcaacagcagcagccaacgAACCAGGgacaccatcaccatcatcatcatcaccaggGGGACTACCACCAACGATATCATGTGACCACTACTCAAATGCAACCGCAGCAGATCTATCCCAATACTATAGCCTATGTTCAGAAACCCAAATCCTGGGACAATCTCGCCAACAAGGCGGGCTTTAATGTGGGCTACGGTTACCTGGACACAGTGGCAGTGAAAccagccataaaaatgcagATTGCCCAGCAGCGTCACTCGATGCCGCGTAGAAACCCGTATGGCAGATACTCTACTTATGGCGATGTGGAAAACTATGCCCCACCGCCCACCGAGTTTGTGGGCGA
This portion of the Drosophila santomea strain STO CAGO 1482 chromosome 3L, Prin_Dsan_1.1, whole genome shotgun sequence genome encodes:
- the LOC120449100 gene encoding uncharacterized protein LOC120449100; protein product: MASSSAWLFLMGIGLTGALDLSVQNSSSKLLTVLNASAPVQDLIYHIDVWRNEPAAVAQDYTASSNLESVIRSEVGGDWERGRLVLQIANQARTLELKQAIYTALWKELQQTKQIYDPLRILEFYDQLAVHTDVPLQLMQHIYRAFINRSAQLLEAPFHTASRVATFPLVDALVQRLTFSTLDFLRDILEVLYDAVLALEKPLSVVQRLGNLTASLSQLAQANLQLFSREELKRGDPEVQQALQRNIRQLLSQSGFEKEVAKSLQTEIYAHLPKDEQLLYTARKVCIRNVTDANSYIYECPQTYLICSNARDPKKAAYFIQRGHSNDSRPQFAFYSAFWRSRYILMEPATATSNNATNSITKNVYSRPNINWWRVIYRNGGVSFYDAATENSVLCGGDPLHWDGEEHHVYTRHASEFSAHQAECTWSLEDCSDAA
- the LOC120449099 gene encoding T-cell activation inhibitor, mitochondrial, with product MSMSLGPKIRKLVTSRRHFLLLRRSLNQDLTTALRPFYFAVHPDFFAQHPEQRNTNENSLKLLSEHLEALYERRQRSGDNQVLKFYVRTSADADKRDSFKLIQIRTDWQSTRDPKTFIQGLLESCNLSTEYVKNIKAQPESPKTSGLDIKPSRDYHYDMEFAEFESQLKNERASKRPVLTSWLEENAATAKQRSKETADLQAEIDKLKKVLVEKLELQDARYECGWNIEHYRGCLKTLERLSNTHLLEMASLKGRIVVFAPFTGISLEGHVMLFTGDVLSTWIDFIKNIPHHDAYLKVVPVYERTLSQVLLKIQIGRRKFMPKQQASGYASYLMKVTTSLSDYLGKQKYPPEWPKTLKEFTIVVESEAGPLMVSPTGQFITPATCPGSILVDFISLNMELARERMKKYAQDKHIEQELMDSCIKQLQLQSLTKDDAITPDKMITSLRDLSQVQLRELQGCKLHITHYYSVLTDGVVCIPWDFQQR
- the LOC120449357 gene encoding U6 snRNA-associated Sm-like protein LSm5, with the protein product MTAVPPPSNISTLMPLELVDKCIGSRIHIIMKNDKEMVGTLLGFDDFVNMLLDDVTEYENTPDGRRITKLDQILLNGNNITMLVPGGELAE
- the LOC120449356 gene encoding uncharacterized protein LOC120449356, with protein sequence MASKPMSTSCQSIATAASSAATTAAAVSISASNATSVGSLMAAACQQEQQQQQHPKQHYAQSQQQQQHLYHQSHQQGSHYVNGTGSLGRLKFHKSLDASDEEIEYAQLSRSTHILGRHKSERYLASNLDEDRRRRTIIVEKKNNSYGFTLQSYGIHYKRDEELEMITYVDYVEYGGPAYRAGMREGDVILSINGKDMEKADHKTIVEFIKQCDTRMRMVVLFEDCVRKVDLHMRYIQLQSMLQQKMNELERVHLRERELLEGKWKTHSLPARKKANANTSPSDGEGVSPTEVGGEAGFYRPALSTEDVPNIATRQHGVGGPGIIPPPAQFMLTYHYLDPTYRYVLRPTHGSSEEFVDGLGLQRSSSDHQPPAQRYILQRTESVDANSMTQPTTTAPTQYHSTTGGSVKPPAPPPRTCEKHKPPAKPPKTEKEKSSGKHCHVGHSCNPCLGHFRWKSAEKSAAAAPDNVSLDAYDLASPCCDTHCVPTRRRHRQHKEHTHKHKHRDRERVESKEQRVRPKSTSHASPNGNGAAASGHHHHHHHHHHSHEQQQQQQHQQQQQQSLQQQPMQAVPHHHHYAHQMHNPCQVQSQTGSTRSRYFDLASGLASHCSLHSCTSSEFATGDTASYTTSISTDTLFWDPKSETGQSRQHSTKSRQSYEQQPQQQQPTNQGHHHHHHHHQGDYHQRYHVTTTQMQPQQIYPNTIAYVQKPKSWDNLANKAGFNVGYGYLDTVAVKPAIKMQIAQQRHSMPRRNPYGRYSTYGDVENYAPPPTEFVGELTTTTTTTITAKSTEELLAACDCLTPQQQAAIKAAQYQLSQNQKLSHQNSCQLGYYSHLPRPTTDVGTSTTSQQVHGAGDVQTTSEATRL